A single genomic interval of Trachemys scripta elegans isolate TJP31775 chromosome 3, CAS_Tse_1.0, whole genome shotgun sequence harbors:
- the RAB1A gene encoding ras-related protein Rab-1A yields MSSMNPEYDYLFKLLLIGDSGVGKSCLLLRFADDTYTESYISTIGVDFKIRTIELDGKTIKLQIWDTAGQERFRTITSSYYRGAHGIIVVYDVTDQESFNNVKQWLQEIDRYASENVNKLLVGNKCDLTTKKVVDYTTAKEFADSLGIPFLETSAKNATNVEQSFMTMAAEIKKRMGPGATAGGAEKSNVKIQSTPVKQSSGGCC; encoded by the exons TGACTATTTATTCAAGCTACTTCTGATTGGAGACTCTGGTGTTGGGAAGTCTTGCCTTCTACTTAGGTTTGCA GATGACACGTACACAGAAAGTTACATCAGCACAATTGGTGTGGATTTTAAAATCAGGACTATAGAGTTAGATGGAAAAACAATCAAACTTCAAATA TGGGACACAGCAGGCCAAGAGAGATTTCGAACGATCACCTCCAGTTACTACAGAGGAGCCCATGGCATCATAGTTGTGTATGATGTTACAGACCAG GAGTCGTTCAATAATGTAAAACAGTGGCTGCAAGAAATAGACCGTTATGCCAGTGAAAATGTTAACAAGTTGTTGGTAGGGAACAAATGTGACCTGACCACAAAGAAAGTAGTAGACTATACAACAGCAAAG GAATTTGCAGATTCCCTTGGAATTCCATTTTTGGAAACCAGTGCAAAGAATGCAACAAATGTAGAACAGTCTTTCATGACCATGGCTGCAGAGATTAAAAAACGAATGGGTCCTGGAGCTACAGCTGGTGGTGCAGAAAAGTCCAATGTTAAAATTCAGAGCACTCCAGTCAAGCAGTCTAGTGGAGGTTGCTGCTAA